In Hasllibacter sp. MH4015, the following proteins share a genomic window:
- the trmFO gene encoding methylenetetrahydrofolate--tRNA-(uracil(54)-C(5))-methyltransferase (FADH(2)-oxidizing) TrmFO: MTDLTIIGGGMAGAEAAWQAANQGLKVRIVEMRPKVETFAHRTGHLAEMVCSNSFRSDDDEQNAVGLLHWEMRAADSIIMTTADAHKLPAGGALAVDRDPFAEAVTAKLSAHPNIEITHDEITALPDSGPTIIATGPLTGGALAQAIADEAGQDSLAFFDAIAPIVYADSIDMSVAWRQSRYDKGDTPEEREAYINCPMTKDEYDAFIDALLAADKTEFKEGETATYFDGCLPIEVMAERGRETLRHGPMKPVGLTNPHDPQTKAWAVVQLRRDNKLGTLYNIVGFQTKMKYGAQTSVFRMIPGLQDASFARLGGIHRNTFINSPTLLDDQMRLRSKPHIRFAGQITGVEGYVESASMGLLAGRLAAAEHHGHVLPPVPHTTAMGALVTHITGGAEAKSFQPMNVNFGLFPPVEGLKGGRRGRKDRYKAYTDRAKADWQTWLAPQAQAAE, from the coding sequence ATGACAGATCTCACCATCATCGGCGGCGGCATGGCCGGGGCGGAGGCCGCGTGGCAAGCCGCAAATCAGGGCCTCAAGGTGCGTATCGTGGAGATGCGTCCGAAGGTCGAAACCTTCGCCCACCGTACTGGCCACCTCGCGGAAATGGTCTGCTCCAACTCCTTCCGTTCCGACGATGACGAACAGAACGCCGTGGGCCTTCTGCATTGGGAAATGCGCGCCGCAGACAGCATCATCATGACGACCGCCGACGCGCACAAACTGCCCGCGGGTGGCGCGCTGGCGGTGGACCGCGACCCATTTGCCGAAGCTGTCACTGCCAAGCTGTCCGCCCACCCGAATATCGAGATCACCCACGACGAAATCACCGCCCTGCCCGACAGCGGCCCGACCATCATCGCCACCGGCCCGCTCACCGGCGGCGCACTGGCCCAGGCCATCGCGGACGAAGCGGGCCAAGACAGTCTCGCGTTCTTCGACGCCATCGCCCCCATCGTCTACGCCGATAGCATCGACATGTCCGTCGCCTGGCGGCAATCGCGCTACGACAAGGGCGACACGCCGGAGGAGCGGGAGGCGTACATCAATTGCCCCATGACGAAGGATGAATACGACGCCTTCATCGACGCACTTCTCGCCGCCGACAAGACCGAGTTCAAGGAGGGGGAGACGGCCACCTATTTCGACGGCTGCCTGCCCATTGAGGTCATGGCCGAACGGGGCCGGGAGACGCTGCGCCACGGCCCGATGAAACCCGTCGGCTTGACCAATCCCCACGATCCGCAGACCAAGGCCTGGGCCGTCGTGCAGCTCCGCCGCGACAATAAGCTCGGCACGCTTTACAATATCGTGGGCTTCCAGACCAAGATGAAGTACGGCGCGCAAACCTCTGTTTTTCGTATGATTCCGGGCCTTCAAGACGCCAGTTTCGCGCGGCTCGGCGGCATCCACCGGAACACCTTCATCAATTCCCCCACGCTGCTGGATGACCAGATGCGCCTGCGCTCCAAACCCCATATCCGCTTCGCGGGCCAGATCACGGGGGTGGAAGGCTACGTCGAATCCGCCTCCATGGGCCTGCTTGCGGGCCGCTTGGCCGCCGCCGAACACCACGGGCACGTGCTGCCGCCGGTGCCCCACACCACCGCGATGGGCGCGCTCGTCACCCACATCACCGGCGGGGCGGAGGCGAAGAGCTTCCAGCCGATGAACGTAAATTTCGGCCTGTTCCCCCCCGTCGAAGGCCTCAAAGGCGGACGGCGCGGGCGCAAGGACCGCTACAAGGCCTATACCGATCGCGCCAAGGCCGATTGGCAAACGTGGCTCGCCCCGCAAGCGCAGGCCGCCGAATGA